The following coding sequences are from one Phenylobacterium glaciei window:
- a CDS encoding YceD family protein, whose amino-acid sequence MKRAWSQTIRLQELSKGPVKVRLAPDAETRALIAKEIGLASLPALTADITVHAWLDGAEILGQLDAVVEQICGVSLDAFEQPLTADIEFRVVPAGSPNAPAESDAATVELEFDPDELDPPDVLADEEIDLSAYLIEQLALEVDPFPRKPGAVFDYQPDTADLSPFAALKKLKGEGE is encoded by the coding sequence ATGAAGCGCGCCTGGAGCCAGACGATTCGGCTGCAGGAGCTCTCCAAGGGCCCGGTGAAGGTGCGCCTGGCGCCGGACGCCGAGACCCGCGCCCTGATCGCCAAGGAGATCGGTCTGGCGAGCCTGCCGGCCCTCACCGCCGACATAACCGTTCACGCCTGGCTGGATGGGGCGGAGATCCTGGGCCAGCTCGACGCCGTGGTGGAGCAGATCTGCGGCGTCAGCCTGGACGCCTTCGAACAGCCGCTCACCGCCGACATCGAGTTCCGGGTGGTGCCCGCCGGCAGTCCGAATGCGCCGGCTGAGTCGGACGCCGCCACGGTCGAGCTGGAATTCGATCCCGACGAACTCGATCCGCCCGACGTCCTGGCCGATGAGGAAATCGACCTCTCGGCCTACCTCATCGAGCAGCTGGCGCTGGAGGTCGATCCCTTTCCCCGCAAGCCTGGGGCGGTGTTCGACTATCAACCCGACACCGCCGATCTGTCGCCCTTCGCCGCGCTGAAGAAGCTGAAGGGGGAGGGCGAATGA
- a CDS encoding ubiquinol-cytochrome C chaperone family protein has translation MLLDRLFRTKPALTAGRALYAAVVDQSRTPALYEVYGAPDTVEGRFEIYTLHVFLLLDRLKRQGPQASDTAQALFDTYVSSLDDALREMGVGDLSVGKKMRKLGEAFYGRVKSYETAFESLPDTAALNALLLRTVYAETESAALPKLADYVVAQRVALAEEPLERLLSGDAAWSPA, from the coding sequence ATGCTTCTGGACCGTTTGTTCCGCACAAAGCCCGCCCTGACCGCCGGCCGCGCGCTCTATGCCGCCGTGGTCGATCAGTCGCGCACGCCGGCCCTCTATGAGGTCTACGGCGCGCCCGACACCGTCGAGGGCCGCTTCGAGATCTATACCCTGCACGTCTTCCTGCTGCTGGATCGCCTCAAGCGCCAGGGACCGCAGGCCAGCGACACCGCCCAGGCCCTGTTCGACACCTATGTCTCGTCCCTGGATGACGCGCTGCGGGAGATGGGGGTCGGCGATCTTTCGGTGGGCAAGAAGATGCGCAAGCTGGGCGAGGCCTTCTACGGCCGGGTGAAATCCTACGAGACAGCCTTTGAGTCGCTGCCCGACACCGCCGCCCTGAACGCCCTGCTGCTGCGGACGGTCTATGCCGAGACCGAGTCGGCGGCCCTGCCGAAGCTGGCGGACTATGTGGTCGCCCAGCGCGTGGCTCTGGCTGAAGAGCCGCTAGAGCGTCTGTTGTCCGGTGACGCCGCCTGGAGCCCCGCATGA
- a CDS encoding outer membrane protein assembly factor BamE: MFRSVAFAAIAAGLMATAACAPITTYSGFQAIDANPKDVKVGTDTKSIVRGRLGSPSATSTFDPNVWFYIDQIKETVAFRMPKTTRRDVTAIAFNKDTEVVESVSQYSLKDGKVIAFNGRETPTRGRELTIFEQLIGTVGRGTVLPNEDEGVPGSRPGDRR, translated from the coding sequence ATGTTTCGCAGTGTCGCCTTCGCCGCAATCGCCGCCGGTCTCATGGCCACGGCCGCCTGCGCGCCGATCACCACCTATTCGGGGTTCCAGGCCATCGACGCCAATCCCAAGGACGTGAAGGTGGGGACCGACACCAAGTCGATCGTCCGCGGCCGGCTGGGTTCGCCGTCGGCCACCTCCACCTTCGACCCCAATGTCTGGTTCTATATCGACCAGATCAAGGAGACGGTGGCCTTCCGCATGCCGAAGACCACGCGGCGCGACGTCACCGCCATCGCCTTCAACAAGGACACCGAGGTGGTGGAGAGCGTCAGCCAGTACAGCCTGAAGGACGGCAAGGTCATCGCCTTCAACGGCCGTGAGACCCCGACCCGCGGCCGCGAGCTGACCATCTTCGAACAGCTGATCGGCACGGTCGGACGCGGCACCGTGCTGCCCAACGAGGACGAGGGCGTCCCCGGCAGCCGCCCGGGCGACCGCCGCTAA
- a CDS encoding sodium-translocating pyrophosphatase, translated as MSLTLELVIAAGFLAVLYGIFQAVALLRESPGNAKMQEIAAAIQEGAQAYLKRQYTAIAIVGFVVLVALYFLIGSYSAAGFLIGAVLSGAAGFAGMLISVRANVRTAQAASESLAKGLKLAFTSGAITGLLVAGFALIGVAGYYGFLTGVQGLVPTDRHVIDGLVSLGFGASLISIFARLGGGIFTKGADVGGDMVGKVEAGIPEDDPRNAATIADNVGDNVGDCAGMAADLFETYAVTTVATMVLAAIFFGGSALLPNIMLLPLAICGVCIITSIIGTFAVRLGKSGSIMGALYQGLIVTGVLSAIALWFLIPALVTEPLTVNAGTPLEKTFDSLSLFYCSMAGLVITALIVMITEYYTGTNFRPVKSVAQASVSGHGTNVIQGLAMSLEATAAPALVIIVGIIVTYNLAGLFGIAIATTAMLSLAGFVVALDAFGPVTDNAGGIAEMAGLPPEVRVTTDALDAVGNTTKAVTKGYAIGSAGLGALVLFAAYTEDLKYFAANAEPGSFFDGLGAVAFDLSNPYVVVGLLFGGLLPFLFGGMSMTAVGRAAQSVVVEVRRQFRENPGIMTGEVKPEYGRAVDILTKAAIREMIVPSLLPVASPIVLFFVINAIAGKVDAFACVGAMLMGVIVTGLFVAISMTSGGGAWDNAKKVIEEGFTDSDGVLHGKGSEAHKAAVTGDTVGDPYKDTSGPAVNPMIKITNIVALLLLAILAAH; from the coding sequence ATGAGTTTAACGCTTGAGCTGGTGATCGCCGCCGGCTTCCTGGCGGTGCTTTACGGCATCTTCCAGGCAGTCGCGCTGCTCCGGGAATCTCCCGGGAACGCGAAGATGCAAGAGATCGCCGCCGCCATTCAGGAAGGCGCGCAGGCCTATCTGAAGCGCCAGTACACCGCCATCGCGATCGTCGGCTTCGTCGTCCTCGTCGCGCTCTACTTCCTGATCGGTTCGTATTCTGCCGCCGGGTTCCTGATCGGCGCGGTGCTCTCGGGCGCCGCCGGCTTCGCCGGCATGCTGATCTCGGTCCGCGCCAACGTGCGCACGGCGCAGGCCGCTTCGGAGAGCCTCGCCAAGGGTCTCAAGCTCGCTTTCACCTCGGGCGCCATCACCGGCCTCCTGGTCGCGGGCTTCGCCCTGATCGGCGTCGCGGGCTATTACGGCTTCCTGACCGGCGTGCAGGGCCTGGTCCCGACCGACCGCCACGTCATCGACGGCCTGGTCTCGCTGGGCTTCGGCGCCTCGCTGATCTCCATCTTCGCCCGTCTGGGCGGCGGTATCTTCACCAAGGGCGCCGACGTCGGCGGCGACATGGTGGGCAAGGTCGAGGCCGGCATCCCGGAAGATGACCCGCGTAACGCCGCGACCATCGCCGACAACGTGGGCGACAACGTCGGCGACTGCGCCGGCATGGCCGCCGACCTGTTCGAGACCTATGCGGTGACCACCGTCGCCACCATGGTCCTGGCCGCCATCTTCTTCGGCGGCTCGGCCCTGCTGCCCAACATCATGCTGCTGCCGCTGGCCATCTGCGGCGTCTGCATCATCACCTCGATCATCGGCACCTTCGCCGTTCGCCTGGGCAAGTCCGGCTCGATCATGGGCGCCCTCTATCAGGGCCTGATCGTCACCGGTGTGCTCTCGGCCATCGCGCTCTGGTTCCTGATCCCCGCGCTGGTGACCGAACCCCTGACCGTGAACGCCGGCACCCCGCTGGAGAAGACCTTCGACTCCCTGTCGCTGTTCTACTGCTCCATGGCGGGTCTGGTGATCACCGCGCTGATCGTGATGATCACCGAGTACTATACGGGCACCAACTTCCGTCCCGTGAAGTCGGTCGCCCAGGCTTCGGTCTCCGGCCACGGCACCAACGTGATCCAGGGCCTGGCCATGAGCCTGGAGGCCACCGCGGCGCCTGCCCTGGTGATCATCGTCGGCATCATCGTCACCTATAACCTGGCGGGCCTGTTCGGCATCGCCATCGCCACCACCGCCATGCTGTCCCTGGCGGGCTTTGTCGTCGCGCTGGACGCCTTTGGTCCGGTCACAGACAACGCCGGCGGCATCGCCGAAATGGCCGGTCTGCCCCCGGAAGTGCGTGTCACCACCGACGCCCTCGACGCGGTCGGCAACACCACCAAGGCGGTCACCAAGGGCTATGCGATCGGCTCCGCCGGCCTGGGCGCCCTGGTGCTGTTCGCGGCCTATACCGAGGACCTGAAGTACTTCGCGGCCAACGCTGAACCCGGGTCGTTCTTCGACGGCCTGGGCGCGGTGGCCTTCGATCTGTCCAATCCGTACGTCGTGGTCGGTCTGCTGTTCGGCGGCCTGCTGCCCTTCCTGTTCGGCGGCATGTCGATGACCGCAGTCGGGCGCGCCGCGCAATCGGTGGTGGTCGAGGTGCGTCGTCAGTTCCGCGAAAACCCGGGGATCATGACGGGTGAGGTGAAGCCGGAATACGGCCGCGCCGTGGACATCCTGACCAAGGCGGCGATTCGCGAGATGATCGTGCCGTCGCTGCTGCCGGTGGCCTCGCCGATCGTGCTGTTCTTCGTCATCAACGCCATCGCCGGCAAGGTCGACGCCTTCGCCTGCGTCGGCGCGATGCTGATGGGGGTCATCGTCACCGGCCTGTTCGTCGCCATCTCGATGACCTCGGGCGGCGGCGCGTGGGACAACGCCAAGAAGGTGATCGAAGAAGGCTTCACCGACTCCGACGGCGTCCTGCACGGCAAGGGTTCGGAGGCTCACAAGGCCGCCGTGACCGGCGACACCGTCGGCGACCCCTACAAGGACACCTCGGGCCCCGCGGTGAACCCGATGATCAAGATCACCAACATCGTAGCTCTGCTGCTGCTCGCGATTCTCGCGGCGCACTAA
- the thiL gene encoding thiamine-phosphate kinase encodes MSAPDEFEQIARLFRPLTRGAAEAFDLLDDAAAIPSRPGFDLVVTKDALVAGVHFQPDDPPDIVARKLLRSNLSDLAAKGAEPYGYFLMTAWPAGFGWKQRQEFARGLDEDGLAFDVILLGGDTVSTPGPLMVSMTLLGWVPSGTMIRRGGAKAGDLLLVSGPIGDGWLDWGPGWGQLDRRWLPDAHRLPNPRLDLREALRAHASAAADVSDGLVADAGHIALASGLGLRLDLERMPLSKPARAWLATQDDQVAALLSLATGGDDYEIVCTAPADHPELIGLTVIGEMVEGEGIEVRVGDQVIDPGQGGWTHK; translated from the coding sequence ATGTCCGCGCCGGATGAATTCGAACAGATCGCCCGGCTGTTCCGCCCGCTGACCCGCGGCGCGGCCGAGGCCTTCGATCTGCTCGACGACGCCGCGGCCATCCCTTCGCGACCTGGCTTCGACCTGGTGGTCACCAAGGACGCCCTGGTGGCCGGGGTTCATTTCCAGCCGGACGATCCGCCCGACATCGTGGCGCGCAAGCTGCTGCGCTCCAATCTCTCCGATCTCGCGGCCAAGGGCGCCGAGCCCTACGGCTACTTCCTGATGACCGCCTGGCCCGCGGGCTTCGGCTGGAAGCAGCGGCAGGAGTTCGCGCGCGGCCTGGATGAGGACGGCTTGGCCTTCGACGTCATCCTGCTGGGGGGCGACACGGTCTCCACGCCGGGTCCGCTGATGGTCTCCATGACCCTGCTGGGCTGGGTTCCGAGCGGGACGATGATCCGCCGGGGCGGAGCCAAGGCCGGCGATCTGTTGCTGGTCAGCGGGCCTATCGGCGACGGTTGGCTGGACTGGGGGCCGGGCTGGGGGCAACTGGACCGCCGCTGGCTGCCCGACGCCCACCGCCTGCCCAATCCCCGCCTGGACCTCCGCGAGGCTCTGCGCGCCCATGCCAGCGCCGCCGCCGACGTCTCCGACGGCCTGGTGGCCGACGCCGGCCATATCGCCCTTGCGAGCGGCCTGGGCCTGCGGCTCGATCTCGAGAGGATGCCACTCTCCAAGCCCGCCCGCGCCTGGCTGGCCACTCAGGACGACCAGGTCGCCGCCCTGCTGAGCCTGGCCACCGGGGGTGACGACTACGAGATCGTCTGCACGGCCCCGGCCGATCACCCCGAGCTCATCGGCCTGACCGTCATCGGCGAGATGGTGGAGGGCGAAGGTATCGAGGTTCGGGTGGGCGACCAGGTCATTGACCCGGGCCAAGGCGGCTGGACCCACAAATAG
- the nusB gene encoding transcription antitermination factor NusB — protein sequence MSKPKQARSVARLAAVQALYQMEVSGVGVEAVIREFTDHRFDRGIEGDGEGDPLAAADEAFFAELVRGVVGSQREIDAAVVKRLAVGWKLDRLDATVRAILRAGAYELSHREDVPVEVVIDEYVELAKSFFEGPEPGFVNGALDKVAQDVRAG from the coding sequence ATGAGCAAGCCCAAACAGGCCCGCTCGGTCGCGCGCCTGGCCGCCGTCCAGGCGCTGTATCAGATGGAAGTCTCCGGGGTCGGCGTCGAGGCCGTGATCCGCGAGTTCACCGACCACCGCTTCGACCGCGGCATTGAGGGGGACGGGGAGGGCGATCCCCTGGCTGCCGCCGACGAGGCCTTCTTCGCCGAGCTGGTCCGCGGCGTGGTGGGCAGCCAGCGCGAGATCGACGCCGCCGTGGTCAAACGCCTGGCTGTCGGCTGGAAGCTGGATCGTCTGGACGCCACCGTGCGCGCCATCCTGCGCGCCGGCGCCTACGAGCTGTCCCATCGCGAGGATGTGCCGGTCGAGGTGGTGATCGACGAGTATGTCGAACTGGCCAAGTCGTTCTTCGAAGGTCCGGAGCCGGGCTTCGTCAACGGCGCCCTCGACAAGGTGGCGCAGGATGTCCGCGCCGGATGA
- the ribH gene encoding 6,7-dimethyl-8-ribityllumazine synthase, translating to MLEDKIRLLIVEARFYSDLADALLQGAADAITSQGAEYDVVTVPGALEIPGAIALAEEGGATGVRYDGYVALGTVIRGETYHFEIVSNESARGIMDLTVGKRLAIGNGILTVEDEEQAWARAKASEGDKGGGAARAALTMISLKSQLMGAR from the coding sequence ATGCTCGAAGACAAAATCCGCCTCCTCATCGTCGAGGCGCGCTTCTATTCCGACCTGGCCGACGCCCTGCTGCAGGGGGCGGCAGACGCCATCACCTCGCAGGGCGCGGAGTATGACGTCGTGACCGTGCCCGGCGCGCTGGAAATCCCTGGCGCCATCGCGCTCGCCGAAGAAGGCGGCGCCACCGGCGTGCGCTATGACGGCTATGTGGCGCTCGGCACGGTGATCCGCGGCGAGACCTATCACTTCGAGATCGTCTCCAACGAGTCGGCCCGCGGGATCATGGACCTGACGGTCGGCAAGCGCCTGGCCATCGGCAACGGCATCCTGACCGTCGAGGACGAAGAACAGGCCTGGGCGCGGGCCAAGGCCAGCGAAGGCGACAAGGGCGGCGGCGCGGCTCGCGCGGCCCTGACCATGATCTCTCTTAAGAGCCAGCTGATGGGCGCGCGATGA
- a CDS encoding riboflavin synthase, with translation MFTGIVTDVGRVRAVRDTNRDRRFEIETRFDLATVDIGASISHAGCCLTVVEKADGWFAVEVSGETLSLTTLSDWEEGRPVNLERAARVGDELGGHIVSGHVDGVGEVISIESEGGSHRVQVRVPRPLHRFIAPKGSITIEGVSLTVNEVEDDVFGVNLIPHTWDVTTLGTLKVGSRVNLEIDMLARYLARWRETA, from the coding sequence ATGTTCACCGGCATCGTCACCGATGTGGGCCGCGTCCGCGCCGTCCGCGACACCAACCGCGACCGCAGGTTCGAGATCGAGACCAGGTTCGATCTCGCCACCGTCGATATCGGCGCCTCCATCAGCCACGCGGGCTGCTGCCTGACCGTGGTGGAGAAGGCCGACGGCTGGTTCGCCGTGGAGGTCTCCGGCGAGACCCTGTCCCTGACCACCCTGTCGGACTGGGAGGAGGGCCGCCCGGTTAACCTGGAGCGCGCCGCGCGGGTGGGCGACGAGCTGGGCGGTCATATCGTCTCGGGCCACGTCGACGGCGTCGGCGAGGTGATCTCCATCGAGAGCGAGGGCGGATCGCACCGAGTCCAGGTGCGCGTGCCCCGGCCCCTGCACCGCTTCATCGCGCCGAAGGGCTCCATCACCATCGAAGGCGTGTCCCTGACGGTGAACGAGGTCGAGGACGACGTTTTCGGCGTCAACCTGATCCCCCACACCTGGGACGTGACCACGCTGGGAACGTTGAAAGTGGGCAGCCGCGTCAATCTGGAGATCGACATGCTGGCTCGGTATCTCGCCCGCTGGCGAGAAACAGCCTAA
- a CDS encoding RibD family protein: MSVSLKLATSLDGRIATATGESRWITGDQSRQQVHRLRAEHDAVVVGVETALADDPELTVRMPDFNGPQPARVVLDSRQRLADGCKLIATARDIPTYLISTTTPQARLVDAGVRVLQVHAVGDERPELHDVVRALAAEGLTRLFIEGGGQVAASFLRCGLVDQLEWFRAPIIIGGEGRPGIGALAIQALSDAPKLKRVDLQLLGPDVWERYERI; the protein is encoded by the coding sequence ATGAGCGTTAGCCTCAAGCTCGCCACCTCCCTCGACGGCCGCATCGCCACGGCCACGGGAGAGAGCCGCTGGATCACCGGGGATCAGAGCCGCCAACAGGTGCACCGGCTGCGCGCAGAGCATGACGCCGTCGTCGTGGGTGTCGAGACGGCCTTGGCCGACGATCCCGAACTCACCGTCCGGATGCCCGACTTCAACGGCCCGCAGCCCGCCCGCGTGGTGCTGGACAGCCGCCAGCGGCTGGCCGACGGCTGCAAGCTGATCGCCACGGCCCGCGACATACCGACCTACCTGATCTCCACCACGACGCCGCAAGCGCGCCTCGTCGACGCAGGGGTCCGCGTCCTGCAGGTTCACGCCGTGGGCGACGAGCGGCCCGAACTGCACGACGTGGTCCGGGCGCTGGCGGCGGAGGGGCTGACGCGGTTGTTCATCGAGGGCGGCGGGCAGGTTGCGGCCAGCTTCCTGCGTTGTGGTCTGGTGGACCAGCTGGAGTGGTTTCGCGCGCCCATCATCATCGGCGGGGAGGGGCGGCCGGGCATCGGCGCCCTGGCCATCCAGGCGCTTTCCGACGCGCCGAAGCTTAAGCGGGTTGATCTTCAGCTGCTGGGTCCCGATGTGTGGGAACGCTACGAGAGGATCTGA
- the nrdR gene encoding transcriptional regulator NrdR: protein MRCPFCGHLESQVKDSRPSEDGAAIRRRRLCPECGGRFTTFERVQLRELTILKRSGRRTPFERDKLARSISIATRKRPIEPDRIEKMISTIVRQLESMGETELPSSAVGEMVMKQLKALDDVAYVRYASVYRDFREAGEFATFLGEEGLSEGSEDER, encoded by the coding sequence ATGCGCTGCCCGTTCTGCGGCCATCTCGAAAGCCAGGTGAAGGACAGCCGCCCGTCGGAAGACGGCGCGGCCATCCGACGCCGTCGCCTGTGTCCCGAGTGCGGTGGCCGCTTCACCACCTTCGAGCGTGTGCAGCTTCGCGAGCTGACCATCCTGAAGCGCTCTGGGCGCCGTACGCCGTTTGAACGCGATAAACTCGCGCGCTCGATTTCGATCGCCACCCGCAAGCGCCCCATCGAGCCCGATCGCATCGAGAAGATGATCTCCACCATCGTCCGCCAGCTGGAAAGCATGGGCGAGACCGAGCTGCCGTCGTCGGCCGTCGGCGAGATGGTGATGAAGCAGCTCAAGGCCCTCGATGACGTCGCGTATGTCCGCTACGCCTCGGTCTATCGCGACTTCCGCGAGGCCGGCGAGTTCGCGACCTTCCTCGGCGAAGAGGGCCTCAGCGAAGGCTCCGAGGATGAGCGTTAG
- the glyA gene encoding serine hydroxymethyltransferase translates to MTAQAANFIDAFFTAPASESDPAVSSVLTRELKRQQDQIELIASENIVSRAVLDAQGSVLTNKYAEGYPGKRYYGGCEVVDEVEVIAIERAKQLFGCEYVNVQPNSGSQANQAVFMATMSPGDTFMGMDLAAGGHLTHGKSVNQSGKWFRPVAYGVRQQDHMIDYDQAAEVALAEKPKVIIAGGSAYSRAIDFAKFREIADSVEALLMVDIAHYAGLVAGGAYPNPFPHAHIVTTTTHKTLRGPRGGMIMTNSKKWAKKIDSAVFPGLQGGPLMHVIAGKAVAFGEALRPEFKQYARQVVENARALADSLQVAGFKIVSGGTDSHLMLVDLTPKSVSGADAEIALERAGITTNKNGIPFDPLPPMQTSGLRVGTPAGTTRGFGPAEFRQVGTWIGEVLDGVAAGGDNSAIEARVKAEVLTLTKRFPIYS, encoded by the coding sequence ATGACCGCCCAAGCCGCCAATTTCATCGACGCCTTCTTTACCGCGCCCGCTTCCGAGAGCGATCCGGCTGTCTCCAGCGTGCTGACCCGCGAACTCAAGCGCCAGCAGGACCAGATCGAACTGATCGCGTCGGAGAACATCGTCAGCCGCGCGGTGCTGGACGCCCAGGGCTCGGTCCTGACCAACAAGTATGCCGAGGGTTACCCGGGCAAACGCTACTATGGCGGCTGCGAAGTGGTGGACGAGGTGGAGGTGATCGCCATCGAGCGCGCCAAGCAGTTGTTCGGCTGCGAGTACGTCAATGTGCAGCCCAACTCGGGCAGCCAGGCGAACCAGGCGGTGTTCATGGCCACCATGAGCCCCGGCGACACCTTCATGGGCATGGACCTGGCGGCCGGCGGCCACCTGACCCATGGCAAGAGCGTCAACCAGTCGGGCAAGTGGTTCCGCCCCGTGGCCTATGGCGTGCGCCAGCAGGATCACATGATCGACTATGACCAGGCCGCCGAGGTGGCCCTGGCCGAGAAGCCCAAGGTGATCATCGCCGGCGGCTCGGCCTATTCGCGCGCCATCGACTTCGCGAAGTTCCGGGAGATCGCCGACAGCGTCGAGGCCCTGCTGATGGTGGACATCGCCCACTATGCGGGCCTGGTGGCCGGCGGCGCCTATCCCAACCCGTTCCCGCACGCCCACATCGTCACCACGACCACGCACAAGACCCTGCGCGGTCCGCGCGGCGGCATGATCATGACCAACTCCAAGAAGTGGGCCAAGAAGATCGACAGCGCGGTCTTCCCCGGCCTGCAGGGCGGTCCGCTGATGCATGTCATCGCCGGCAAGGCCGTGGCCTTTGGCGAGGCGCTGCGTCCCGAGTTTAAGCAGTACGCCCGTCAAGTCGTTGAAAATGCGCGCGCCCTGGCCGACAGCCTGCAGGTCGCCGGGTTCAAGATCGTCTCGGGCGGCACCGACAGCCATCTGATGCTGGTGGATTTGACGCCGAAGAGCGTCTCAGGCGCCGACGCCGAGATCGCCCTGGAACGAGCCGGGATCACCACCAACAAGAACGGCATCCCCTTCGATCCGCTGCCGCCCATGCAGACGTCCGGGCTGCGGGTTGGCACGCCCGCCGGCACGACGCGGGGCTTCGGTCCGGCGGAATTCCGCCAGGTCGGGACCTGGATCGGCGAAGTGCTCGATGGCGTGGCCGCCGGCGGCGACAACTCCGCGATCGAGGCCAGGGTGAAGGCCGAGGTCCTGACCTTGACGAAACGCTTCCCGATCTACAGCTAA
- a CDS encoding MucR family transcriptional regulator produces the protein MSIDREADETDGEEVLSLTTGIVSAFVSRNSVSQNDLPDLIRSVHQALRGLGHAAPVALEERPKPAVPINKSIQHDFIVCLEDGKRLKMLKRYLRSRFDMSPDDYRRRWGLPPDYPMVAPAYAARRSDFAKQIGLGKGVRRRT, from the coding sequence ATGAGTATCGACAGGGAAGCCGACGAGACCGACGGCGAAGAGGTTCTGTCGCTGACCACCGGGATCGTCTCGGCCTTCGTCAGCCGTAACTCGGTGTCGCAGAACGACCTGCCAGATCTGATCCGGTCCGTGCACCAGGCTCTGCGGGGACTTGGCCATGCCGCCCCGGTTGCTCTGGAAGAGCGACCCAAGCCCGCGGTGCCGATCAACAAGTCGATCCAGCACGACTTCATCGTCTGCCTTGAAGACGGCAAGAGGTTGAAGATGCTCAAGCGCTATCTGCGCTCGCGCTTCGACATGAGCCCGGATGACTATCGTCGTCGGTGGGGATTGCCGCCGGATTATCCGATGGTGGCGCCGGCCTATGCGGCGCGGCGCTCGGACTTCGCCAAGCAGATCGGCCTGGGCAAGGGCGTGCGGCGACGGACGTGA
- the hemA gene encoding 5-aminolevulinate synthase, with the protein MDYKAAFSTALEQIHAEGRYRVFADLKRHRGQFPRATWTREDGVSSDVIVWCSNDYLGQGQNPVVLDAMHQAIDEAGAGSGGTRNISGTTHYHVELEAELADLHGKEAALLFTSGYVSNEASLSTLYKILPGLIMFSDELNHNSMISGIRAGKREQRRVFRHNDLAHLEELLMQVPLDAPKVIAFESVYSMDGDITDMRAMVALAKTYNAMTYLDEVHAVGMYGPRGAGVAERDGVMDQIDIIEGTLAKGFGVMGGYIAADAVIVDAIRSYADGFIFTTSIPPALAAGAVASIRYLKDHNEIRIAHQERAAALKARLTKAGLPVMPSESHIVPVLVGDPVHCKMISDILLEEHGVYVQPINYPTVPRGTERLRFTPSPAHTDAMMDDLAQTLEMLWAHCNIKRVGGYAA; encoded by the coding sequence ATGGATTACAAGGCCGCGTTCAGCACCGCTCTCGAGCAGATCCATGCCGAGGGACGTTATCGGGTCTTCGCCGACCTGAAGCGTCACCGTGGACAGTTCCCGCGAGCGACCTGGACGCGTGAGGACGGTGTCTCTTCAGACGTCATCGTCTGGTGCTCCAACGACTATCTCGGCCAGGGCCAGAACCCGGTCGTGCTCGACGCCATGCATCAGGCCATCGATGAGGCCGGCGCAGGCTCGGGCGGCACGCGCAACATTTCCGGCACCACCCACTACCATGTCGAGCTGGAGGCCGAGCTGGCTGACCTGCACGGCAAGGAAGCCGCCCTGCTGTTCACCTCCGGCTATGTGTCCAACGAGGCGTCGCTCTCGACCCTCTACAAGATCCTGCCGGGTCTGATCATGTTCTCCGACGAGCTCAACCATAACTCGATGATCAGCGGCATCCGGGCCGGCAAGCGCGAGCAGCGCCGGGTGTTCCGCCACAACGACCTGGCCCATCTCGAAGAGCTGCTGATGCAGGTCCCGCTGGACGCGCCCAAGGTGATCGCTTTCGAGAGCGTCTACTCCATGGACGGCGACATCACCGACATGCGGGCGATGGTGGCCCTGGCCAAGACGTACAACGCCATGACCTACCTGGACGAAGTCCACGCGGTGGGCATGTACGGCCCCCGCGGCGCGGGCGTGGCCGAGCGTGACGGCGTCATGGACCAGATCGATATCATCGAAGGCACGCTCGCCAAGGGCTTCGGCGTCATGGGCGGCTATATCGCCGCCGACGCGGTGATCGTCGATGCGATCCGCTCCTATGCCGACGGCTTCATCTTCACCACCTCGATCCCGCCGGCCCTGGCGGCCGGCGCCGTGGCCTCGATCCGCTATCTCAAGGACCACAACGAGATCCGCATCGCCCATCAGGAGCGCGCCGCCGCCCTGAAGGCCAGGCTGACCAAGGCCGGCCTGCCGGTCATGCCCTCGGAGAGCCACATCGTTCCGGTGCTGGTGGGTGATCCTGTCCACTGCAAGATGATCAGCGACATCCTGCTGGAAGAGCATGGCGTCTACGTCCAGCCGATCAACTATCCCACCGTGCCCCGCGGGACCGAGCGCCTGCGCTTCACCCCCTCGCCCGCCCACACCGACGCCATGATGGACGACCTGGCCCAGACGCTGGAAATGCTGTGGGCCCACTGCAACATCAAGCGCGTCGGCGGCTACGCCGCCTAG